In Deltaproteobacteria bacterium, a single genomic region encodes these proteins:
- a CDS encoding AAA family ATPase: MAKKKHKGGSKDELQKLVERDLTALARDGKLGAAHGLDQACAEVVALLEQNRKAPLLAGDPGVGKSAIVTEIARRIATGMVGEKLAKARILEVPVAGIFARTANPKQAAELFEELFEHFAEVPDTIVYIRDIALIQGTTLAPVLIRTLRTGRLRFVFEAELRHAQNLLRSDETLAERAHLLMVSEPSLERSRWILGRVAEELEGELDIAIDPTACDMALRLSARFLLARRLPRKALELLREAASEAAGASRERLGPEDVLSRFCTATRLPRFVVDDGIPLDLAETERFFGERILGQGDAVSAVLRSVALLKAGLNDPRRPLGAFLFAGPTGVGKTHLAKLLAEYLFGAADRLVRLNMADYPDNGDETGIFGYQWGNTLDQKRGELTRLLDGKAFAVLLLDEFEKASSACHDRFLQLFDEGRFINAAGETVPCNNVLIVATSNVGADVYREPPIGFSGTRTRSEIISEVDRRIAEAFRAEFLNRFDAICHFHPLGKVEIRKIAQREVGRVLEREGIRARGLDVEVAPAVIDLLVERGYSPSFGARFLQREIEKTLTSALAVEIARKPLPAGTHVTVVARTAGRVVAHVESRATPAPATAKVSLPAAGAAVSRRRLSRDELVGQSRGLLRRAETLAVAAGKAELESRRSQLLAESQAPGFWDDPDSAAETLRRFRAVEAQLADLDRLVKSCQFAQRRALEAKTEAQLAAAGRAVEEAAREVQLTEARTAAGSTGEVDEAMVEVVAAGDTTAHGAWVAELVHMYLSWGERRGYDARAVAEGTGPVSAILRVSGPGVLGFLAGEAGLHRRIDEESRLGAFVRVHRATSSAPEGMEIDVREVKRRPGTFVERVGCEGVVRDERRGRAVSLAGGEGTDALAAVGGTMLAADAMPDHEARRYHLGRGARVEDPRTGAGTPRWKDVLRGELDLFIAAWLARPPAGDGAATLHEIA, translated from the coding sequence ATGGCCAAGAAGAAGCACAAGGGTGGGAGTAAGGACGAACTGCAGAAGCTCGTCGAGCGCGACCTCACCGCGCTCGCCCGCGACGGCAAGCTCGGCGCCGCGCACGGCCTGGACCAGGCGTGCGCCGAAGTCGTCGCGCTGCTCGAGCAGAACCGCAAGGCGCCGCTCCTCGCCGGCGATCCCGGCGTGGGCAAGAGCGCCATCGTCACCGAGATCGCGCGCCGCATCGCGACAGGCATGGTGGGCGAGAAGCTCGCCAAGGCGCGCATCCTCGAGGTGCCTGTGGCCGGCATCTTCGCGCGCACCGCGAACCCCAAGCAGGCCGCGGAGCTCTTCGAAGAGCTCTTCGAGCACTTCGCTGAAGTGCCCGACACCATCGTCTACATCCGCGACATCGCGCTCATTCAGGGCACCACCCTCGCGCCCGTGCTCATTCGCACGCTGCGCACGGGCCGGCTGCGCTTCGTCTTCGAGGCCGAGCTGCGCCACGCGCAAAATCTCTTGCGCAGCGACGAGACGCTCGCCGAGCGCGCGCACCTCTTGATGGTCTCGGAGCCGAGCCTGGAGCGCTCGCGGTGGATCCTGGGACGCGTGGCCGAGGAGCTCGAGGGCGAGCTCGACATCGCCATCGACCCCACCGCGTGCGACATGGCGCTGCGGCTCTCTGCGCGCTTCCTGCTCGCGCGACGCTTGCCGCGCAAGGCGCTCGAGCTCTTGCGCGAGGCCGCGAGCGAGGCGGCCGGTGCGAGCCGCGAGCGCCTCGGCCCCGAGGACGTGCTCTCGCGCTTCTGCACGGCCACGCGCCTGCCCCGCTTCGTGGTCGACGACGGCATCCCGCTCGATCTCGCGGAGACGGAGCGCTTCTTCGGCGAGCGCATCCTCGGCCAGGGCGACGCGGTGAGCGCGGTGCTGCGCTCGGTGGCGCTGCTCAAGGCGGGCCTGAACGATCCGCGTCGGCCGCTGGGCGCGTTCCTGTTCGCCGGTCCCACCGGCGTGGGCAAGACGCACCTCGCGAAGCTGCTCGCCGAGTACCTCTTCGGCGCGGCGGATCGTCTGGTGCGGCTGAACATGGCCGACTACCCGGACAACGGCGACGAGACCGGCATCTTCGGCTACCAGTGGGGCAACACGCTCGACCAGAAGCGCGGCGAGCTCACGCGCCTGCTCGACGGCAAGGCGTTCGCGGTGCTGCTCCTCGACGAGTTCGAGAAGGCCTCCAGCGCCTGCCACGACCGCTTCCTGCAGCTCTTCGACGAAGGCCGCTTCATCAACGCCGCCGGCGAGACCGTGCCCTGCAACAACGTGCTCATCGTGGCCACGAGCAACGTGGGCGCCGACGTGTACCGCGAGCCCCCCATCGGCTTCTCCGGCACCCGCACGCGGAGTGAAATCATCTCCGAGGTCGATCGCCGCATCGCCGAGGCGTTCCGCGCCGAGTTCCTCAACCGCTTCGACGCCATCTGTCACTTCCACCCGCTGGGCAAGGTGGAGATCCGAAAGATCGCCCAGCGTGAGGTCGGTCGCGTGCTCGAACGCGAGGGCATCCGCGCGCGCGGGCTCGACGTGGAGGTCGCGCCCGCGGTCATCGACCTGCTCGTGGAGCGCGGCTACTCGCCCTCCTTCGGCGCGCGCTTCCTGCAGCGCGAGATCGAGAAGACGCTCACCAGCGCGCTGGCCGTGGAGATCGCGCGCAAGCCGCTGCCCGCAGGCACGCACGTGACCGTGGTCGCGCGGACCGCTGGACGCGTCGTCGCGCACGTGGAGTCGCGGGCCACGCCGGCTCCGGCCACCGCAAAGGTGTCGCTGCCTGCGGCGGGCGCGGCCGTGTCGCGGCGGCGCCTCTCGCGCGATGAGCTCGTGGGTCAGTCGCGCGGCTTGCTGCGTCGCGCGGAGACGCTCGCTGTCGCCGCGGGCAAGGCCGAGCTCGAGTCGCGGCGCTCGCAGCTGTTGGCGGAGTCGCAGGCGCCCGGCTTCTGGGACGACCCGGATAGTGCGGCCGAGACGCTGCGTCGCTTCCGCGCCGTCGAGGCGCAGCTGGCGGATCTCGATCGTCTGGTGAAGTCGTGCCAGTTCGCGCAGCGGCGCGCGCTCGAGGCCAAGACCGAGGCCCAGCTCGCGGCGGCCGGACGCGCCGTGGAAGAGGCCGCGCGCGAGGTGCAGCTCACCGAGGCGCGCACGGCTGCGGGGAGCACGGGCGAGGTCGACGAGGCCATGGTCGAGGTGGTCGCCGCCGGTGACACCACCGCGCACGGCGCGTGGGTCGCCGAGCTGGTGCACATGTACCTCTCGTGGGGCGAGCGGCGCGGCTATGACGCGCGCGCCGTCGCCGAGGGCACGGGCCCCGTGAGCGCCATCTTGCGCGTGAGCGGCCCGGGCGTGCTGGGCTTCCTCGCGGGTGAGGCGGGCCTGCACCGCCGCATCGACGAAGAGAGCCGGCTGGGCGCGTTCGTGCGCGTGCACCGGGCGACGTCGAGCGCGCCCGAGGGCATGGAGATCGACGTGCGAGAGGTGAAGCGTCGCCCGGGCACGTTCGTGGAGCGCGTGGGTTGTGAAGGCGTGGTGCGCGACGAGCGTCGCGGACGCGCGGTCTCACTCGCGGGCGGCGAGGGCACGGACGCACTTGCTGCCGTCGGCGGCACGATGCTCGCGGCGGACGCGATGCCGGATCATGAAGCGCGGCGCTACCACCTCGGTCGCGGTGCGCGAGTGGAAGATCCGCGCACCGGTGCGGGCACGCCGCGCTGGAAGGACGTGCTCCGCGGAGAGCTCGATCTCTTCATCGCCGCGTGGCTCGCGCGGCCGCCGGCGGGTGATGGCGCGGCGACATTGCACGAGATCGCGTAG
- a CDS encoding adenylate/guanylate cyclase domain-containing protein, translating to MARSKLIPREVWFVHAPIIAVWTFLFLVVEWGAAGTLQSPMLRALYPRLQPMSGWATDVKFRLRGPRQPGAKIVMVDIDEEAIEQVGRWPWHRDFLAGLIQSAFDAGAKVVGLDIVFSEPDVRVPDGVAELLRAHDLGDQIPRFETDLLLQRVIALHRDQLVLGWMNDDWCIPATDVCSPAPALPKGFEKFAYGKVQGSFDQAKTGLIDAPTIIANIDGFDEAAAHSGYLLGWPDADDVTRKTFLAVTSHGRVFPSLPLEMARVGLGDELALSFDAHGWIERIGLERTSPELPVSSRGAMAINFLGPGYHQGVLPWVPAMQLLGDDAQIQFVRNAKVETAARDALFKDAYVFIGLSAQGVNDLRNFPFGPRVPGVEGQATVLENLLSNQTLRTGVGAWSVPLLLLMMTLGALAFALALRRLEALPAMLCFVGVVAVLALADGWLLFARHRVNLNSVFFFGELASLFVATLAVNYVLEERSKKFIRGAFSKYLAPAVVDQMLQDPARLSLGGENRRLTIMMSDLRGFTAMAERLKPEQVLGVLNHYLGTMADIIVEHDGTIDEFIGDAILVIFGAPIARPDDARRAVACSVAMQRAMKDINAHNAAQGLPKIEMGIALNTGEVIVGNIGSQKHIKYGVVGSHVNLTARIESNTVGGQVLISASTLELAGADLKLGEKQMIVAKGFPEPIAAHEVLGLGGEYNLFLEEVNLALVGLESPVEVKLRVMKSKNEEGPELSGRFRALSALGATLECDGTGLEAFKNLKMRIVGPSDELVEGDLYAKVTAGGASATLRFTAVPPAVASFVEKRLEKQAPGRTSDLAQRG from the coding sequence ATGGCCCGGTCCAAGCTCATTCCCAGGGAGGTCTGGTTCGTCCACGCCCCGATCATCGCGGTGTGGACCTTCCTGTTCCTGGTGGTGGAGTGGGGCGCGGCCGGCACCCTGCAGAGCCCCATGCTGCGCGCGCTCTACCCCAGGCTGCAGCCGATGTCGGGCTGGGCCACCGACGTGAAGTTCCGCCTGCGCGGGCCACGCCAGCCCGGCGCGAAGATCGTGATGGTGGACATCGACGAGGAGGCGATCGAGCAGGTGGGGCGCTGGCCCTGGCACCGCGACTTCCTGGCCGGCCTCATCCAGTCGGCGTTCGACGCCGGGGCCAAGGTGGTGGGGCTGGACATCGTCTTCTCCGAGCCCGACGTGCGCGTGCCCGACGGGGTGGCGGAGCTGCTGCGCGCCCACGACCTCGGCGACCAGATCCCCCGGTTCGAGACCGACCTCCTGCTGCAGCGGGTGATCGCCCTGCACCGCGATCAGCTGGTGCTGGGGTGGATGAACGACGACTGGTGCATCCCCGCCACCGATGTGTGCAGTCCGGCGCCGGCCCTGCCCAAGGGCTTCGAGAAGTTCGCCTACGGCAAGGTGCAGGGCTCCTTCGACCAGGCGAAGACCGGGCTCATCGACGCGCCCACCATCATCGCCAACATCGACGGCTTCGACGAGGCGGCCGCGCACTCCGGGTACCTGCTGGGCTGGCCCGACGCCGACGACGTGACCCGCAAGACCTTCCTCGCGGTGACCTCGCATGGGCGGGTGTTCCCCTCGCTGCCGCTGGAGATGGCGCGCGTGGGGCTGGGCGACGAGCTGGCGCTGAGCTTCGACGCGCACGGCTGGATCGAGCGGATCGGGCTGGAGCGCACCAGCCCGGAGCTGCCGGTCTCTTCGCGCGGGGCGATGGCCATCAACTTCCTGGGCCCCGGGTACCACCAGGGCGTGCTCCCCTGGGTGCCGGCGATGCAGCTCCTGGGCGACGACGCGCAGATCCAGTTCGTGCGCAACGCGAAGGTCGAGACCGCCGCGCGCGACGCGCTCTTCAAGGACGCCTACGTCTTCATCGGGCTCAGCGCCCAGGGCGTGAACGACCTGCGCAACTTCCCCTTCGGCCCGCGCGTGCCCGGCGTCGAGGGCCAGGCCACGGTGCTGGAGAACCTCCTCTCCAACCAGACCCTGCGCACCGGCGTCGGCGCGTGGAGCGTGCCGCTCCTGCTGCTGATGATGACCCTCGGCGCCCTGGCCTTCGCGCTCGCGCTGCGGCGGCTCGAGGCGCTGCCGGCGATGCTCTGCTTCGTGGGCGTGGTCGCGGTGCTGGCGCTCGCCGATGGCTGGCTCCTGTTCGCGCGCCACCGGGTCAACTTGAACAGCGTGTTCTTCTTCGGCGAGCTGGCGAGCCTGTTCGTGGCCACGCTGGCGGTCAACTACGTGCTCGAGGAGCGCTCCAAGAAGTTCATCCGGGGGGCGTTCTCCAAGTACCTGGCGCCGGCCGTGGTCGACCAGATGCTGCAGGACCCGGCCCGGTTGAGCCTGGGCGGCGAGAATCGCCGGCTCACCATCATGATGTCCGACCTGCGCGGCTTCACCGCCATGGCCGAGCGGCTCAAGCCGGAGCAGGTGCTGGGCGTGCTCAACCACTACCTGGGCACCATGGCGGACATCATCGTCGAGCACGACGGCACCATCGACGAGTTCATCGGCGACGCCATCCTGGTCATCTTCGGCGCGCCCATCGCCCGGCCCGACGACGCGCGGCGCGCGGTGGCCTGCTCCGTGGCCATGCAGCGCGCCATGAAGGACATCAACGCGCACAACGCGGCCCAGGGCTTGCCCAAGATCGAGATGGGGATTGCACTCAACACCGGCGAGGTGATCGTCGGCAACATCGGCTCGCAGAAGCACATCAAGTACGGCGTGGTGGGGAGCCACGTGAACCTCACCGCACGGATCGAGTCCAACACCGTGGGCGGGCAGGTGCTCATCTCGGCCAGCACGCTGGAGCTCGCCGGCGCCGACCTCAAGCTCGGCGAGAAGCAGATGATCGTGGCCAAGGGCTTCCCGGAGCCGATCGCGGCGCACGAGGTGCTGGGCCTGGGCGGCGAGTACAACCTCTTCCTCGAGGAGGTGAACCTGGCGCTCGTCGGACTGGAGAGCCCGGTGGAGGTGAAGCTCCGGGTGATGAAGAGCAAGAACGAGGAGGGCCCCGAGCTCTCCGGGCGATTCCGGGCGCTCTCGGCATTGGGCGCCACGCTCGAGTGCGATGGGACCGGGCTCGAGGCGTTCAAGAACTTGAAGATGCGGATCGTCGGGCCGTCCGACGAGCTGGTGGAGGGCGACCTCTACGCCAAGGTGACCGCGGGCGGCGCGAGCGCCACGCTGCGCTTCACCGCGGTGCCTCCAGCGGTGGCGAGCTTCGTGGAGAAGCGCCTGGAGAAACAGGCTCCCGGGCGGACGAGCGACCTCGCGCAGCGCGGGTGA
- a CDS encoding M3 family metallopeptidase, whose translation MQPPSNPLLTKSTLYLEAPRFDLIREEHYMPAFEEGMKQELAETQAIANQAEPPTFENTIVALEKSGQLLRRVNYIFGAMSGSMDDPTMQKIQNDVAPLLAKHADDIHLDAKLFARVDALYQQRAKLGLDAVDLRLLERYHLDFVRAGAQLSPTDQAQLRKLNEEESSLAAKYSELQIKEMNAGAVVVDDVHQLEGMSESDIATAAAAAQARGLKDKWVIPLRNTTGQAPLASLKNRELREKIFEASIRRGHSGGPNDVTKLVARLAQIRATRAKLLGFPSFDAYTLDDQMAKTPEAALNLLTQLGTAAVARAKVEGAEMQQVIDTQKGGFKLQPWDWAYYAEQVRQAKYALDNSQVRQYFELDRVLQDGVFYAANKLYGVTFKQRTDLPVFQPDVRVWEVFNADGSTIGLIYTDYFARESKHGGAWMNSFVDQSDLLGEKPVVCNTLNIPKPAAGQPALLTFDEVTTMFHEFGHALHGLFSQVKYPYMSGTNTPRDFVEFPSQFNENWALEPSVFANYAKHYQTGAAMPADLVAKIRKASTFNEGFETLEATESALLDLEWHALPASAELQDVEKFEPAALHKHGVDLPTVAPRYHTTYFSHIWDGGYAAGYYAYAWTAVLASDAYAWFVEHGGLTAENGKIFREEILSRGNTVDTHDLFVKFRGREPSVKPLLEKRGLDTAVVGKPK comes from the coding sequence ATGCAGCCACCGTCGAACCCGCTCCTCACGAAGAGCACGCTCTATCTCGAGGCCCCGCGCTTCGATCTGATCCGCGAAGAGCACTACATGCCCGCCTTCGAAGAGGGCATGAAGCAAGAGCTCGCCGAGACGCAAGCGATCGCCAACCAGGCCGAGCCGCCGACGTTCGAGAACACCATCGTCGCGCTGGAGAAGTCGGGCCAGCTGCTGCGCCGCGTGAATTACATCTTCGGCGCCATGTCGGGATCGATGGACGACCCGACCATGCAGAAGATCCAGAACGACGTCGCGCCGCTGCTCGCGAAGCACGCCGACGACATCCACCTCGACGCCAAGCTCTTCGCGCGCGTCGATGCGCTCTATCAACAGCGCGCGAAGCTCGGGCTCGACGCCGTCGACCTGCGCCTGCTCGAGCGCTACCACCTCGACTTCGTCCGCGCCGGCGCGCAGCTCTCGCCGACCGATCAAGCGCAGCTCCGCAAGCTCAACGAGGAGGAGTCGTCGCTCGCCGCGAAGTACTCCGAGCTGCAGATCAAGGAGATGAACGCGGGCGCCGTGGTGGTCGATGACGTGCACCAGCTCGAGGGCATGTCCGAGTCCGACATCGCCACCGCTGCCGCCGCCGCCCAGGCGCGCGGGCTCAAGGACAAGTGGGTCATCCCGCTCCGGAACACCACGGGCCAGGCGCCGCTCGCGTCGCTCAAGAACCGGGAGCTGCGGGAGAAGATCTTCGAGGCGTCGATCCGTCGAGGGCACTCCGGCGGTCCGAATGACGTCACCAAGCTGGTCGCGCGCCTCGCGCAGATTCGCGCGACGCGGGCCAAGCTGCTCGGCTTCCCGAGCTTCGACGCGTACACCCTCGACGATCAGATGGCGAAGACGCCCGAGGCGGCGCTCAACCTGCTCACCCAGCTGGGCACGGCCGCGGTGGCGCGCGCGAAGGTCGAGGGCGCCGAGATGCAGCAGGTGATCGACACCCAGAAGGGTGGCTTCAAGCTGCAGCCGTGGGACTGGGCCTACTACGCGGAGCAGGTCCGCCAGGCGAAGTACGCGCTCGACAACAGCCAGGTGCGGCAATACTTCGAGCTCGATCGCGTGCTCCAGGACGGCGTGTTCTACGCCGCGAACAAGCTCTACGGCGTGACCTTCAAGCAGCGCACGGACCTGCCCGTCTTTCAGCCCGACGTGCGCGTGTGGGAAGTGTTCAACGCCGACGGGAGCACCATCGGACTCATCTATACCGATTACTTCGCGCGCGAGAGCAAGCACGGCGGCGCGTGGATGAACAGCTTCGTCGACCAGAGCGACCTGCTGGGCGAGAAGCCGGTGGTGTGCAACACGCTCAATATTCCCAAGCCCGCCGCCGGTCAGCCCGCGCTGCTGACCTTCGACGAGGTGACGACGATGTTCCACGAGTTCGGCCACGCGCTGCACGGGCTCTTCTCGCAAGTGAAATACCCGTACATGTCGGGCACCAACACGCCGCGCGACTTCGTCGAGTTCCCCTCGCAGTTCAACGAGAACTGGGCGCTCGAGCCGAGCGTCTTTGCAAATTATGCAAAGCATTATCAAACCGGCGCGGCGATGCCGGCGGATCTGGTGGCGAAGATCCGCAAGGCGTCGACCTTCAACGAAGGCTTCGAGACGCTCGAGGCCACGGAGAGCGCGCTGCTCGATCTGGAGTGGCACGCGCTGCCCGCGTCGGCCGAGCTGCAGGATGTGGAGAAGTTCGAGCCGGCCGCGCTGCACAAGCACGGGGTCGATCTCCCGACCGTCGCGCCCCGCTATCACACGACCTATTTCTCGCACATCTGGGACGGCGGCTATGCGGCGGGCTACTACGCGTACGCGTGGACGGCGGTGCTCGCGTCGGATGCGTACGCGTGGTTCGTCGAGCACGGCGGGCTCACAGCGGAGAACGGCAAGATCTTCCGGGAGGAGATCCTCTCGCGCGGCAATACCGTGGATACGCACGACCTCTTTGTGAAGTTCCGCGGCCGAGAGCCGTCGGTGAAGCCGCTGCTCGAGAAGCGCGGGCTCGATACGGCCGTCGTGGGCAAGCCGAAGTAG
- a CDS encoding DUF4388 domain-containing protein, which yields MIDNKELQELGKAHQGSLAQTPFPVLLQALFAAERTATIELKARQFVKRIALEDGLPVDCESNLLHETPGRFLVEKGKLDEASYQKALNESVITDERIEQTLLRLQLIQPFELFKLLQQNLAHKLLDCFCDTWANASFKVLPEAPEVKQPLRVNLPQLVFTGASTFSPLAEAELRTRELSSVALALVPKPPHPLTALKLPAKDARIMQELKKRPKLDLLVALLDLSPEELLRKLYALHVLGYVAAASQVPEEKPAPAPVAAPVAAPAAAPAAAPASSAAVTSRAPSADEMEKLRNDVTAAYLSYRTRDALELFELHEQSSSAEVREAFMMWSERFAPWRFKDGELAALQEKARDLFLAGARAYVALMDPEQKSAILKRRASAKEIQARKRSTDFSIKTDMLDGPRQFEEGMKRINSGDHRAAIEFLEFAAACDPRKVLYKVKLAHARFLADPRGGEKQALVELDEALRIEPANGETLLVMADIHHWAGRLDRADASYRQASKLMPGDRRPIDAMKTVAAEIAKQQRAKH from the coding sequence ATGATCGACAACAAGGAACTGCAGGAGCTCGGCAAGGCGCACCAGGGCAGCCTCGCGCAGACGCCGTTTCCCGTGCTGCTCCAGGCGCTCTTCGCCGCCGAGCGGACCGCGACGATCGAGCTCAAGGCGCGTCAGTTCGTGAAGCGCATCGCGCTCGAGGACGGCCTGCCCGTGGACTGCGAGTCGAACCTGCTCCACGAGACACCCGGCCGCTTCCTCGTGGAGAAGGGCAAGCTCGACGAGGCCTCGTATCAAAAGGCGCTGAACGAATCGGTCATCACCGACGAGCGCATCGAGCAGACGCTGCTTCGGCTGCAGCTCATCCAGCCGTTCGAGCTCTTCAAGCTGCTGCAGCAGAACCTCGCGCACAAGCTGCTCGACTGCTTCTGCGACACGTGGGCCAACGCGAGCTTCAAGGTCCTGCCCGAGGCGCCCGAGGTGAAGCAGCCCCTGCGCGTGAACCTGCCGCAGCTGGTGTTCACCGGCGCGTCGACGTTCTCGCCGCTCGCGGAGGCTGAGCTCCGCACGCGCGAGCTGTCGAGCGTGGCGCTCGCGCTCGTTCCCAAGCCGCCGCACCCGCTGACCGCGCTCAAGCTGCCCGCGAAGGACGCGCGGATCATGCAAGAGCTGAAGAAGCGCCCCAAGCTGGACCTGCTCGTGGCGCTGCTCGACCTCAGTCCGGAGGAATTGCTCCGCAAGCTCTACGCGCTGCACGTGCTGGGCTACGTGGCCGCGGCGAGCCAGGTGCCCGAGGAGAAGCCCGCGCCGGCGCCTGTCGCTGCGCCGGTGGCTGCGCCCGCGGCTGCGCCAGCGGCTGCGCCAGCCTCGTCGGCGGCTGTCACCTCGCGCGCGCCGAGCGCCGACGAGATGGAGAAGCTCCGCAATGACGTGACGGCGGCCTACCTGAGCTACCGCACGCGCGACGCGCTCGAGCTCTTCGAGTTGCACGAGCAGTCGTCGAGCGCCGAGGTGCGCGAGGCGTTCATGATGTGGAGCGAGCGGTTCGCGCCCTGGCGCTTCAAGGACGGAGAACTCGCGGCGCTGCAGGAGAAGGCGCGCGATCTCTTCCTCGCGGGCGCGCGCGCGTACGTGGCGCTCATGGATCCCGAGCAGAAGTCGGCGATCCTCAAGCGGCGTGCGTCGGCGAAGGAGATCCAGGCGCGCAAGCGCAGCACAGACTTCAGCATCAAGACCGACATGCTCGACGGCCCGCGCCAGTTCGAAGAGGGCATGAAGCGCATCAACTCGGGCGATCACCGCGCGGCCATCGAGTTCCTGGAGTTCGCGGCCGCGTGCGATCCGCGCAAGGTGCTGTACAAGGTGAAGCTGGCGCACGCGCGCTTCCTCGCCGACCCGCGCGGCGGCGAGAAGCAAGCGCTGGTCGAGCTCGACGAGGCCCTGCGCATCGAGCCCGCGAACGGCGAGACGTTGCTGGTGATGGCCGACATCCACCACTGGGCGGGCCGGCTCGACCGCGCGGACGCGAGCTACCGCCAGGCGTCGAAGCTGATGCCCGGTGATCGGCGGCCCATCGACGCGATGAAGACCGTCGCTGCCGAGATCGCCAAGCAGCAGAGGGCGAAGCATTAA
- a CDS encoding AIM24 family protein has translation MDHGSAFCVSCGFRLAAAPAARTAAPGYVEPHEQEPEAGKVFRAGDVTVKIEGELVPVVDVILGGRDNVYFEHHTLLWKQPQVNIVTRSLKGAVKRFFAGLQIFVTETQGSGNIAFSRDAPGQIVPILLRAGEEVHVREHQFLLASGHVDYDYFRVKGVANILFGGTGFFIDSFKVQGGEGLLLLHGYGNVFTKELRAGESLDIEPGAFLWKDASVKIDTVLTNLSTGFFGGVSFTINRFTGPGRVGIQSMSYHPPQAGSAEQTTPGDALVRSVVKGIFD, from the coding sequence ATGGATCACGGCTCCGCCTTCTGTGTGAGCTGCGGTTTCCGACTCGCTGCCGCGCCTGCCGCGCGCACCGCCGCCCCGGGCTACGTGGAGCCGCACGAGCAGGAGCCCGAGGCCGGCAAGGTCTTCCGCGCCGGCGACGTGACCGTGAAGATCGAAGGCGAGCTGGTGCCCGTGGTCGACGTGATCCTCGGCGGCCGCGACAACGTCTACTTCGAGCACCACACGCTGCTCTGGAAGCAGCCCCAGGTGAACATCGTCACCCGCTCGCTGAAGGGCGCGGTGAAGCGCTTCTTCGCCGGCTTGCAGATCTTCGTCACCGAGACGCAGGGCTCCGGAAACATCGCCTTCTCGCGCGACGCGCCCGGACAGATCGTGCCCATCCTGCTGCGCGCCGGCGAAGAGGTGCACGTGCGCGAGCACCAGTTCCTGCTCGCCAGCGGCCACGTGGACTACGACTACTTCCGCGTGAAGGGCGTGGCCAACATCCTCTTCGGCGGCACCGGCTTCTTCATCGACAGCTTCAAGGTGCAGGGCGGCGAAGGGCTCTTGCTTCTTCACGGCTACGGGAACGTCTTCACCAAGGAGCTGCGCGCGGGCGAGAGCCTGGACATCGAGCCGGGCGCGTTCCTCTGGAAGGACGCGAGCGTGAAGATCGACACCGTCCTTACCAACCTCTCCACCGGCTTCTTCGGCGGCGTGAGCTTCACCATCAACCGCTTCACCGGCCCGGGGCGCGTGGGCATCCAGTCCATGAGCTATCACCCGCCGCAAGCGGGCAGCGCCGAGCAGACCACGCCGGGCGATGCGCTCGTGCGCTCGGTGGTGAAGGGCATCTTCGACTGA